Proteins from a single region of Styela clava chromosome 1, kaStyClav1.hap1.2, whole genome shotgun sequence:
- the LOC120341536 gene encoding uncharacterized protein LOC120341536, translating to MRSSVGITLITFALLFTTGIALKCYVCKDCETGLSGNDVRNCTMIPGTTTRCYTTEETLTISGEKTVKRGCSHYPSNSCNEMTLLEMKLKICHCDADLCNRHTEARASTAGNGASGFIVKKRRNLVAFAIMFVLHALK from the exons ATGAGAAGTTCCGTCGGAATTACTTTAATCACTTTTGCATTGCTATTCACAACAG GAATAGCTCTTAAGTGCTACGTGTGCAAAGATTGCGAAACCGGTTTGAGCGGGAACGACGTTCGTAATTGCACCATGATCCCCGGAACTACGACAAGATGTTACACAACGGAGGAGACATTGACAATATCAG GGGAAAAAACAGTCAAACGAGGATGTTCGCACTATCCCTCCAATTCCTGCAATGAGATGACTTTGCTTGAAATGAAACTGAAGATTTGCCATTGCGATGCAG ATCTTTGTAATCGACACACAGAGGCGAGAGCATCAACTGCTGGTAACGGCGCAAGTGGCTTTATTGTGAAGAAAAGAAGAAATCTGGTTGCATTTGCAATAATGTTTGTTCTACatgctttgaaataa